Genomic DNA from Fusobacterium varium:
TCATTGATACAGGGCTTACTTTAAGTTATGTAAAAGAGTTTATCAAAGCTAAAGGAACAAAAAGTGTTAAAGTTTGTACTCTTTTAGATAAACCTGAAAGAAGAAAAGTTGAAATGAAGGGAGACTATGTAGGATTTGAAATTCCTGATGAGTTTGTTGTAGGTTATGGACTTGACTATGCTCAAAAACATAGAAATTTTCCATTTGTTGGAATAGTTGTAAAAAAATAATCGGAGGAAAATAATGTCCTTTAAACATAAAAAGAAATTTGGTCAAAACTTTTTGACAGATCAAAGAGAAGTATTAAGAAAAATAATGGAAGTATCAGATGTTAAAGCTGAAGATACAGTATTAGAGATAGGACCAGGAGAAGGGGCATTGACAGCTCTACTTTTAGATACTGCTAAAAAAGTTGTCACTGTTGAGATAGATAGAGATCTTGAGAAAATATTGAGAAAGAAATTTGACTCTAATCCTAAGTATACTCTAGTTATGAATGATGTATTAGAAACTAATTTAAAAGATTATGTTGGAGAGGGAACAAAGGTTGTTGCTAATATACCTTACTACATAACATCTCCTATTATCAATAAATTAATAGAAAATAGAGATGTGATTGATGAAATATACATCATGGTACAAAAAGAGGTAGCAGAAAGAATTTGTGCTAAAAAAGGAAAAGAGAGAAGTGTTCTTACTCTAGCAGTAGAATATTTTGGAGAAGCTGAGTATCTTTTCACAATTCCAAAAGAGTTTTTTACTCCTATCCCTAAGGTAGATTCTGCTTTTATGTCTATTAAGCTTTACAAAGATGAAAGATATAGCAAAATAGTAGATGAAGATTGTTTCTTTAAATATGTAAAGGCTGCCTTTGCTAACAAAAGAAAAAATCTATTAAACAACTTCACATCTTTGGGAAAATCTAAAGATGAATTGAGAGAGATTTTAGCTCAAGCTAATATTGCTGAAACAGAGAGAGCTGAAAATCTTTCTATTGATGATTTTTTAAATCTAATTGCTATATTTGAAAAAAAATAAGCTGCAATTTAAGAGAGCAGGCTGACAATTTAGTCAGCCTTGTTTTAAATTTTAAGATGGAGGAAAAATGCTAGGAAGTTATGAGTTTCTGATTCAAAGCAGAAAAGAGGATATTGACTTTATAAATAAAGTTGTAGAAGCTTATGAAGGAGCTGGAGTTGTAAGAACTGTAGATCCTCAAAAGGGGCTTATAAATATAATTACTACATATGATTTTAAAGATTTTGTAAAATTTGTTATAGAGGATTTAAAAAAATATGATGTAGTAGCTGAAATCATAGAAGAGGGAGCTTGGAAAGGTTCTCTATATATTAATAAATAATATTTAGTGGAGGAAAAGATGGAAAAATTAGAAAAATTAATCAACTATATTATAAAAGAGCTTGTAGATACTAAAGAGGCTGTAATGATAGATTATGATGCTATTGATGATACTATCACTTTTAAAGTAAGTGTTGCCAAAGGAGAAATGGGAAAAATAATCGGTAAAAATGGACTTACAGCTAATGCAATTAGAGGAGTTATGCAAGCTGCTGGAGTTAAAGATAAACTAAATGTAAATGTTGAATTTTTAGACTAGGAGGATTGATTGATGGAGCTTTTTACAGTTGGTAAAATATCTGGAACTCATCATCTTAAAGGAGCTGTAAAGATTATAGCTAATGTATCAGATGCTGAGATCTTAGTTGGAAATAAAGTCATTATTGATATTCAAGGGGAACAAAAAATACTTACTATCACAAGTGTAAGTCCTCTTGTTGGAAATAAATGGACAGTTGAATTTCAAGAAATAACTAATAAAACTGATGCTGGAAAGTTAAAAAATGGACTTATAAAAGTTAGAAGAGATATTTTAGGAATAGCTGAAGATGAATATCTTTTAAACGATCTTATGGATATGGAAGTTGTAGATATGAAAAATAATGAAACTATTGGAAGAGTAATTGATATTTTTGAAACTGCTGCTCACGATATTCTTGTAGTTGAAGATGAAAAAAGTGAAGCTATGATTCCAGATATTGATGAGTTTGTTAAAAAGATAGATTTTGATAAAAGAACTATTTTTGTTGAACTTATTGATGGTATGAGAGAGATGAAAGGAAAAAAATATCAGCAAGATGATGGAATAGAAGATGAGGAGTAATTTATGAAAATAAATATTTTAACTCTATTTCCAGAGATGTTCAGAGGATTTACAGGAGAGAGCATAATCAAGAGAGCTTTGGAAAAAAATCTTTTAGAGATAAATGTAATTAATATTAGAGATTTTTGTTATGATAAGTATAAACAAGCTGATGACAAGGTTTTTGGTGGAGGGGCAGGAATGCTTATGAAACCAGAGCCACTTATTAGAGCATTAAATACACTTGGGGGAAAAGTTATATATACTTCACCTCAAGGTGTTAGATTTGATCAAAAGTTGGCAATAGAACTTTCTCAAGAGGAGGAGATCACTATAATTGCTGGACACTATGAGG
This window encodes:
- the rsmA gene encoding ribosomal RNA small subunit methyltransferase A, encoding MSFKHKKKFGQNFLTDQREVLRKIMEVSDVKAEDTVLEIGPGEGALTALLLDTAKKVVTVEIDRDLEKILRKKFDSNPKYTLVMNDVLETNLKDYVGEGTKVVANIPYYITSPIINKLIENRDVIDEIYIMVQKEVAERICAKKGKERSVLTLAVEYFGEAEYLFTIPKEFFTPIPKVDSAFMSIKLYKDERYSKIVDEDCFFKYVKAAFANKRKNLLNNFTSLGKSKDELREILAQANIAETERAENLSIDDFLNLIAIFEKK
- a CDS encoding DUF4911 domain-containing protein, with protein sequence MLGSYEFLIQSRKEDIDFINKVVEAYEGAGVVRTVDPQKGLINIITTYDFKDFVKFVIEDLKKYDVVAEIIEEGAWKGSLYINK
- a CDS encoding KH domain-containing protein — translated: MEKLEKLINYIIKELVDTKEAVMIDYDAIDDTITFKVSVAKGEMGKIIGKNGLTANAIRGVMQAAGVKDKLNVNVEFLD
- the rimM gene encoding 16S rRNA processing protein RimM, which produces MELFTVGKISGTHHLKGAVKIIANVSDAEILVGNKVIIDIQGEQKILTITSVSPLVGNKWTVEFQEITNKTDAGKLKNGLIKVRRDILGIAEDEYLLNDLMDMEVVDMKNNETIGRVIDIFETAAHDILVVEDEKSEAMIPDIDEFVKKIDFDKRTIFVELIDGMREMKGKKYQQDDGIEDEE